The Streptomyces phaeolivaceus genome has a window encoding:
- a CDS encoding transglycosylase domain-containing protein, with amino-acid sequence MGRADERRARQRGGRRAAPGRSSGGEAGATTTVIGSPEGGGRAAARAAAKGGGKKSQQKSFLRRLFTWKKILGTFFGVCLLGMGAFIVLYLMIDIPKGNPEATQESNVYRYSNGKIFARTGDTNREIIELDKVPKKVQQTFVAAENKTFYDDPGVDFKGMARGVINTLSGKGKQGGSTITQQYVKNYYLTSDQTVTRKLNELVISLKLEREESKDYILAGYINTSYYGRGAWGIQAAAQAYYRKDAKDLDVEEGAYLAALLQAPSQYDLSTATETGRKLVTARWNYVLDNMVEMKKLTASERADMKLPKPKEPQAAAGMAGQNGYLVEAANNQLAKQLVASGKADNTEEAKALIDLRGWTITLNIDPKKQAALEKAVKERLTSKLEPKNRKVDKYIQAGAVSVDPKTGKVVALYGGVDYVKHFTNNATRRDYQPASTFKPVILAAAIDEAAETQDGDPITASTVYDGDSGHKVMDDGTAVGFNPPNEDNVDYGDVTVQTAMNKSINSVFAQMGVDVGMEKVMEVAGKLGMDTEGMEAVPAQTLGSMGASPLEMAGIYATLDNHGKKVTPTIIAEAKRRDDEVQFADPIGERVISEEAADTVTSVLTGVVDDGTAKTSVRDNPSRDGQQVAGKTGTSDKNRSAWFTGYTPNLVTSVGLFGEDMSKNGKHVPMYGAVGVPRVNGGGFPAQIWATYTFGVMGKTTKFDLDTEQGAAVAPTESPTPSTSPSETPSETPTTEEPTTEAPTTPETTPETTPETTPETTPETTPEETPTDDGGIELPTDPNDPQADD; translated from the coding sequence ATGGGACGAGCGGATGAAAGACGAGCGCGGCAGCGCGGCGGTCGCCGCGCGGCGCCGGGGCGCTCGTCCGGGGGCGAAGCGGGCGCGACGACCACGGTCATAGGCTCGCCCGAGGGCGGCGGCCGGGCGGCGGCCAGGGCGGCGGCCAAGGGCGGTGGCAAGAAGTCACAGCAGAAGAGCTTCCTGCGCCGCCTCTTCACCTGGAAGAAGATCCTCGGCACGTTCTTCGGTGTCTGCCTGCTCGGTATGGGCGCGTTCATCGTGCTCTATCTGATGATCGACATCCCCAAGGGGAACCCCGAGGCGACGCAGGAGAGCAACGTCTACCGGTACTCCAACGGCAAGATCTTCGCCCGCACCGGCGACACCAACCGGGAGATCATCGAACTCGACAAGGTCCCCAAGAAGGTTCAGCAGACCTTCGTCGCTGCTGAGAACAAGACCTTCTACGACGACCCCGGCGTCGACTTCAAGGGCATGGCGCGTGGTGTGATCAACACGCTCTCCGGCAAGGGCAAGCAGGGTGGTTCGACCATCACCCAGCAGTATGTCAAGAACTACTACCTGACGTCAGACCAGACGGTGACCCGCAAGCTCAACGAGTTGGTCATCTCCCTGAAGCTGGAGCGCGAGGAGTCCAAGGACTACATCCTCGCCGGCTACATCAACACCAGCTACTACGGCCGCGGCGCCTGGGGCATCCAGGCCGCCGCCCAGGCGTACTACCGCAAGGACGCCAAGGACCTGGACGTCGAGGAGGGCGCCTACCTGGCCGCGTTGCTCCAGGCCCCCAGTCAGTACGACCTGTCCACCGCCACCGAAACCGGCAGGAAGCTGGTCACGGCACGCTGGAACTACGTGCTCGACAACATGGTCGAGATGAAGAAGCTGACCGCCTCGGAGCGGGCGGACATGAAGCTCCCCAAGCCGAAGGAGCCCCAGGCCGCCGCCGGCATGGCCGGCCAGAACGGCTACCTGGTCGAGGCCGCGAACAACCAACTGGCCAAGCAGCTCGTGGCCTCGGGCAAGGCGGACAACACCGAGGAGGCCAAGGCGCTCATCGACCTGCGCGGCTGGACGATCACGCTGAACATCGACCCGAAGAAGCAGGCCGCGCTGGAGAAGGCCGTCAAGGAACGCCTCACCAGCAAGCTGGAGCCGAAGAATCGCAAGGTCGACAAGTACATCCAGGCCGGCGCCGTCTCCGTCGACCCGAAGACGGGCAAGGTCGTCGCCCTGTACGGCGGTGTCGACTACGTGAAGCACTTCACCAACAACGCCACCCGCCGGGACTACCAGCCCGCCTCGACCTTCAAGCCGGTCATCCTCGCCGCGGCCATCGACGAGGCCGCCGAGACCCAGGACGGCGACCCGATCACCGCCAGCACGGTCTACGACGGTGACAGCGGCCACAAGGTCATGGACGACGGCACCGCGGTGGGCTTCAACCCGCCGAACGAGGACAACGTCGACTACGGCGATGTCACCGTGCAGACCGCCATGAACAAGTCCATCAACTCCGTCTTCGCGCAGATGGGCGTCGACGTGGGCATGGAGAAGGTCATGGAGGTCGCCGGGAAGCTCGGCATGGACACCGAGGGCATGGAGGCGGTCCCCGCCCAGACCCTCGGCTCCATGGGCGCCAGCCCACTGGAGATGGCCGGCATCTACGCCACCCTCGACAACCACGGCAAGAAGGTCACCCCGACCATCATCGCCGAGGCCAAACGCCGGGACGACGAAGTCCAGTTCGCCGACCCGATCGGCGAGCGGGTCATCAGCGAGGAGGCCGCCGACACGGTCACCTCGGTCCTCACCGGTGTGGTCGACGACGGTACGGCGAAGACGTCGGTCCGCGACAACCCCTCCCGTGACGGGCAGCAGGTCGCCGGCAAGACGGGTACCTCCGACAAGAACCGCTCCGCCTGGTTCACCGGCTACACCCCGAACCTCGTGACCTCCGTCGGCCTCTTCGGCGAGGACATGAGCAAGAACGGCAAGCACGTCCCGATGTACGGCGCCGTCGGCGTCCCCCGGGTCAACGGCGGTGGCTTCCCCGCCCAGATCTGGGCCACCTACACCTTCGGCGTCATGGGCAAGACCACCAAGTTCGACCTGGACACCGAGCAGGGTGCCGCGGTCGCGCCCACGGAGTCCCCGACCCCCTCGACCTCCCCGTCCGAGACCCCGTCGGAGACCCCCACCACCGAGGAACCGACGACCGAGGCCCCCACGACCCCGGAGACCACCCCGGAGACGACTCCGGAGACGACCCCGGAGACCACCCCGGAGACGACCCCCGAGGAAACCCCGACGGACGACGGCGGCATCGAACTACCGACAGACCCGAACGACCCACAGGCGGACGACTAG
- a CDS encoding ABC transporter permease — protein MSSAMVRQWYRDLALGVRFAFTGGREGWVRAVLTAVGVGLGVALLLLTAAVPNVLTTRDAREEARQDRGIGYLDDNANSKPTGKSLIVADTDTEYKHLEIRGRLLEPEGADASPPPGLGKFPAPGEMVVSPALAELLRSDAGELLRDRLPYKEVGGVGEAGLIGPGELAYYAGADGLAQRIDGSVVARIEAFGTSTVDQPEEELDPILLLLILVVFVVLLMPVAVFIATAVRFGGERRDRRLAALRLVGSDGRMTRRIAAGEALAGAVLGLAFGTGFFLLGREIAGSVEVLGVSVFPSYLDPSPVLALLVALTVPAAAVLVTLFALRGVVIEPLGVVRTAKPARRRLWWRLLLPLGGLALLYPMVGQGSENGEFNEYMVTGGVVLLLCGITALLPWVVEAFVARLGSGALSWQLAVRRLQLSSGSAARMVNGIAVAVAGAIALQMVFAGVEGKFTASTGQDPTRAQLELALPVGLPVSTAGEELKRAKGAESTAALSDTEVSSTAKDPDEWGYVTVGDCAALRELVKISSCRDGDVFTVGASEDPVAAKLMTPGKTLYFDASYSGEEQGAEIAWKLPETVRKVTERTDSLLPGMTGMLATPGALPAGAEDELDSTVYVRTDPSVPNALDEVRNAAVAIDPLIRTWEWESTTRADEFTDIRTGLLVGASAVLVLIGASLLVSQLEQLRERRKLLSALVAFGTRRRTLGLSVLWQTTIPITLGLILASTVGLTLGAVLLKMTNVPVGVDWPSVLSMTGIGAGVVVLVTALSMPPLVRMMRPEGLRTE, from the coding sequence ATGAGCTCGGCCATGGTCCGCCAGTGGTACCGGGATCTGGCGTTGGGAGTGCGGTTCGCCTTCACCGGGGGCCGTGAGGGCTGGGTGCGGGCCGTGCTCACCGCGGTCGGTGTCGGCCTCGGGGTGGCGCTGCTGCTGCTCACCGCGGCGGTACCGAACGTGCTGACCACCCGGGACGCCCGGGAGGAGGCCCGGCAGGACCGGGGGATCGGCTATCTCGACGACAACGCCAACTCAAAGCCGACCGGCAAGAGCCTGATCGTCGCCGACACCGACACCGAGTACAAGCATCTGGAGATAAGGGGACGGCTCCTCGAACCCGAGGGCGCGGACGCGTCGCCGCCACCGGGGCTCGGGAAGTTCCCCGCGCCGGGCGAGATGGTCGTCTCCCCCGCCCTCGCCGAACTGTTGAGGTCCGACGCCGGGGAACTGCTGCGCGACCGGCTGCCGTACAAGGAGGTGGGCGGCGTCGGCGAGGCCGGGCTGATCGGCCCGGGGGAACTCGCCTACTACGCCGGTGCCGACGGGCTCGCCCAGCGGATCGACGGCTCGGTGGTGGCCCGGATCGAGGCGTTCGGGACCTCCACGGTCGATCAGCCCGAGGAGGAGCTGGACCCGATCCTGCTGCTGCTCATCCTGGTCGTCTTCGTGGTGCTGCTGATGCCGGTCGCCGTCTTCATCGCCACGGCCGTACGGTTCGGCGGCGAGCGGCGCGACCGCAGGCTGGCGGCGCTGCGGCTGGTCGGTTCCGACGGGCGGATGACACGCCGGATCGCGGCGGGCGAGGCGCTGGCGGGTGCCGTGCTGGGGCTGGCCTTCGGCACCGGGTTCTTCCTGCTGGGCAGGGAGATCGCCGGTTCGGTCGAGGTGCTCGGCGTCAGTGTCTTCCCGAGCTATCTGGACCCCTCCCCCGTTCTCGCGCTGCTGGTCGCGCTGACGGTGCCGGCCGCCGCCGTCCTCGTCACCCTGTTCGCGCTGCGCGGCGTCGTCATCGAACCGCTCGGCGTGGTCCGTACGGCCAAGCCCGCGCGCCGCAGGCTCTGGTGGCGGCTGCTGCTGCCGCTCGGCGGCCTCGCCCTGCTCTACCCGATGGTCGGCCAGGGGTCGGAGAACGGGGAGTTCAACGAGTACATGGTGACCGGCGGTGTCGTCCTGCTGCTCTGCGGCATCACCGCGCTGCTGCCGTGGGTCGTCGAGGCGTTCGTCGCCCGGCTGGGCTCCGGCGCGCTCTCCTGGCAACTGGCCGTCCGCAGGCTTCAGTTGAGCAGCGGCTCGGCGGCCCGCATGGTCAACGGCATCGCGGTGGCGGTGGCCGGCGCGATCGCGCTGCAGATGGTGTTCGCCGGGGTCGAGGGCAAGTTCACCGCGTCGACCGGACAGGACCCCACACGGGCCCAGCTGGAACTCGCCCTGCCGGTCGGCCTCCCGGTGAGCACCGCGGGCGAGGAGCTGAAGCGGGCCAAGGGAGCGGAATCCACCGCGGCGCTGTCCGACACGGAGGTCTCCTCCACCGCCAAGGACCCCGACGAGTGGGGGTACGTGACCGTCGGCGACTGCGCCGCGCTGCGCGAGCTCGTGAAGATCTCCTCCTGCCGTGACGGCGACGTCTTCACGGTGGGGGCCTCGGAGGACCCGGTCGCGGCGAAGCTCATGACCCCCGGGAAGACGCTGTACTTCGACGCGTCCTACAGCGGGGAGGAGCAGGGCGCCGAGATCGCCTGGAAGCTGCCGGAGACGGTACGGAAGGTGACCGAACGCACCGATTCGCTGCTGCCCGGGATGACGGGGATGCTGGCCACTCCGGGCGCCCTGCCCGCGGGGGCGGAGGACGAGCTCGACAGCACCGTCTACGTACGGACCGACCCCTCGGTGCCGAACGCGCTCGACGAGGTGCGCAACGCGGCCGTGGCGATCGATCCGCTCATCCGGACCTGGGAGTGGGAGTCGACCACGCGGGCCGACGAGTTCACGGACATCCGCACCGGTCTGCTGGTCGGCGCGTCCGCCGTGCTGGTCCTGATCGGCGCCAGCCTCCTCGTCTCCCAGCTGGAACAGCTCCGCGAACGCCGCAAGCTGCTGTCGGCGCTGGTCGCCTTCGGTACGCGGCGCCGCACACTGGGCCTGTCCGTGCTGTGGCAGACGACCATCCCGATCACGCTGGGCCTGATCCTCGCCTCCACGGTCGGACTGACGCTGGGCGCGGTCCTGCTGAAGATGACGAACGTGCCGGTGGGCGTGGACTGGCCGAGCGTGCTGTCGATGACCGGTATCGGCGCGGGCGTCGTCGTCCTGGTCACGGCGCTGAGCATGCCGCCGCTGGTGCGGATGATGCGGCCCGAGGGGTTGCGTACGGAGTAG
- a CDS encoding ABC transporter ATP-binding protein — MTATPPAGSLLVATDLRKTYGPTTALDGAGFSIHPGEVVAVMGPSGSGKSTLLHCLAGIVPPDSGSITYNGREMATMNDAQRSALRRSEFGFVFQFGQLVPELTCVENVALPLRLNGGSRKQAEKTALGWMERLEVDDLARKRPGEVSGGQGQRVAVARSLVTNPRLLFADEPTGALDSLNGERVMELLTEAARSTNAAVVLVTHEARVAAYSDREIVVRDGKSRDMERVV; from the coding sequence GTGACCGCGACTCCCCCCGCCGGCTCCCTGCTCGTCGCGACCGACCTGCGCAAGACGTACGGTCCGACCACCGCGCTGGACGGCGCCGGGTTCTCCATCCACCCGGGCGAGGTCGTCGCGGTGATGGGCCCCTCCGGCTCCGGCAAGTCGACGCTGCTGCACTGCCTCGCCGGGATCGTGCCGCCCGACTCCGGCTCGATCACGTACAACGGCCGTGAGATGGCCACCATGAACGACGCCCAGCGCAGCGCGCTCCGGCGCAGCGAGTTCGGGTTCGTCTTCCAGTTCGGCCAGCTGGTGCCGGAGCTGACCTGTGTGGAGAACGTCGCGCTGCCGCTGCGGCTGAACGGCGGCTCCCGCAAGCAGGCCGAGAAGACCGCCCTCGGCTGGATGGAGCGCCTGGAGGTCGACGACCTCGCGCGCAAGCGGCCCGGCGAGGTCTCCGGCGGTCAGGGCCAGCGGGTCGCCGTGGCACGGTCGCTGGTCACCAACCCCCGGCTGCTCTTCGCGGACGAGCCCACCGGAGCGCTCGACTCGCTCAACGGCGAGCGGGTCATGGAACTGCTCACCGAGGCCGCCCGGTCCACCAACGCCGCCGTCGTCCTGGTCACGCACGAGGCGCGGGTGGCCGCGTACTCGGACCGCGAGATCGTCGTACGGGACGGGAAGTCGCGGGACATGGAGCGCGTCGTATGA
- a CDS encoding class II fumarate hydratase — protein MSDYRVEHDSMGEVRVPADAKWRAQTQRAVENFPVSGQHIERAHIEALARIKGAAAKVNAELGVLDKDIAEAIRDAAEEVAQGRWDAHFPVDVFQTGSGTSSNMNTNEVIATLASERLGRDVHPNDHVNASQSSNDVFPSSIHIAATAAVTRELIPALGHLADALTRKSVEFADVVKSGRTHLMDATPVTLGQEFGGYAAQVRYGVERLEASLPRLAELPLGGTAVGTGINTPPGFSAAVIEEVARTTGLPLTEARDHFEAQGARDGIVETSGQLRTIAVSLTKIANDLRWMASGPRTGLAEISLPDLQPGSSIMPGKVNPVIPEAVLMVAAQVTGNDVTVTTAGASGNFELNVMLPVIAKNVLESVRLLANVSRLLADRTVDGIVAHRERAREYAESSPSVVTPLNKYIGYEEAAKVAKKALAERRTIREVVLAGGYVERGALTLEQLDEALDVLRMTRP, from the coding sequence ATGAGTGACTACCGCGTCGAACACGACTCCATGGGTGAGGTCCGCGTGCCGGCGGACGCCAAGTGGCGGGCCCAGACCCAGCGGGCGGTCGAGAACTTCCCCGTCTCGGGGCAGCACATCGAGCGCGCCCATATCGAGGCCCTGGCCCGGATCAAGGGCGCCGCCGCCAAGGTGAACGCCGAACTGGGCGTGCTCGACAAGGACATCGCGGAGGCGATCCGGGACGCGGCCGAGGAGGTCGCCCAGGGGCGCTGGGACGCGCACTTCCCGGTGGACGTGTTCCAGACCGGGTCCGGGACCTCGTCGAACATGAACACCAACGAGGTCATCGCCACCCTGGCGAGCGAACGGCTCGGACGCGACGTGCATCCGAACGATCATGTCAACGCGTCCCAGTCGTCCAACGACGTCTTCCCGTCCTCCATCCACATCGCCGCCACCGCCGCCGTGACGCGTGAGCTGATCCCCGCCCTGGGGCATCTCGCCGACGCGCTCACCCGCAAGTCCGTGGAGTTCGCGGATGTCGTGAAGTCCGGTCGTACGCATCTCATGGACGCCACACCGGTCACTCTCGGCCAGGAGTTCGGCGGGTACGCGGCCCAGGTGCGGTACGGCGTCGAGCGGCTGGAGGCCTCCCTGCCCCGGCTCGCCGAACTCCCCCTGGGCGGCACGGCGGTGGGCACCGGCATCAACACGCCGCCCGGGTTCTCCGCCGCCGTCATCGAGGAGGTCGCGCGGACCACCGGGCTGCCGCTGACCGAGGCGCGGGACCACTTCGAGGCGCAGGGCGCGCGGGACGGGATCGTCGAGACGTCCGGGCAGCTGCGCACGATCGCCGTGTCGCTGACCAAGATCGCCAACGATCTGCGGTGGATGGCGTCGGGGCCCCGGACCGGTCTCGCGGAGATCTCCCTGCCGGACCTCCAGCCCGGCTCCTCGATCATGCCCGGCAAGGTCAACCCCGTGATCCCGGAGGCCGTGCTGATGGTCGCCGCGCAGGTCACGGGCAACGATGTGACGGTCACCACGGCGGGCGCGTCCGGCAACTTCGAGCTGAACGTCATGCTGCCGGTCATCGCCAAGAACGTCCTGGAGTCCGTCCGGCTGCTCGCCAACGTCTCCCGGCTGCTCGCCGACCGGACGGTGGACGGGATCGTCGCCCACCGGGAGCGGGCCCGTGAGTACGCCGAGTCCTCGCCGTCCGTGGTCACGCCGCTCAACAAGTACATCGGGTACGAGGAGGCCGCGAAGGTCGCCAAGAAGGCGCTGGCCGAGCGCAGGACCATCCGGGAGGTCGTCCTCGCGGGCGGATACGTGGAACGCGGCGCCCTCACCCTGGAGCAGCTGGACGAGGCGCTGGATGTCCTGCGGATGACGCGACCGTGA
- the fomD gene encoding cytidylyl-2-hydroxypropylphosphonate hydrolase codes for MGDDGVVRRAEAGGSTGFWEPGSQILWRYRENGGERFHIARPVTVVRDDEDLLAVWLAPGTECVRPVLADGSSLNSEPLDSRYKKPRGVRLGRWSGTGVLKLARPGDPWSVWLFWEQGWRFKNWYVNLETPLARWDGGVDSEDHFLDISVYPDRSWNWLDEDEFAQAQQDGLMDASAADRVREAGRSAAEVIRAWGPPFADGWQHWRPNPAWGVPSLPDDWDRTPAHLSS; via the coding sequence ATGGGAGACGACGGAGTGGTGAGACGAGCGGAAGCGGGCGGGTCGACGGGGTTCTGGGAGCCGGGGAGTCAGATCCTGTGGCGCTACCGGGAGAACGGCGGCGAACGCTTCCATATCGCGCGCCCCGTCACGGTCGTACGCGACGACGAGGACCTGCTCGCCGTGTGGCTGGCGCCCGGCACCGAGTGCGTACGACCGGTACTGGCGGACGGCAGCTCGCTCAACTCGGAACCGCTGGACTCCCGGTACAAGAAGCCGCGCGGCGTACGGCTCGGCCGGTGGTCCGGCACCGGGGTGCTCAAGCTGGCGCGGCCGGGCGACCCGTGGTCGGTGTGGCTGTTCTGGGAGCAGGGTTGGCGTTTCAAGAACTGGTACGTCAACCTGGAGACTCCGCTTGCCCGTTGGGACGGCGGGGTGGACTCCGAGGACCACTTCCTGGACATCTCTGTGTACCCGGACCGGTCCTGGAACTGGCTCGACGAGGACGAGTTCGCGCAGGCCCAGCAGGACGGCCTGATGGACGCGTCGGCGGCCGACCGGGTACGGGAGGCGGGCCGGTCCGCGGCGGAGGTGATCCGCGCGTGGGGCCCGCCGTTCGCGGACGGCTGGCAGCACTGGCGCCCGAATCCGGCATGGGGAGTACCGTCTCTCCCGGACGACTGGGACCGTACGCCCGCGCACTTGTCCTCATGA
- a CDS encoding SpoIIE family protein phosphatase, whose protein sequence is MDSTRVTEHPTSHERPQSGAGPTDPRGALLRTQEPMRAAPAAALPAQARMGDAPAEPGTAASCAKSGQAPSEHAQPAVSEHSQPAATEPDPHRPRPAPETIPAQPGGDPDRSGGTGSGLERRSGQGVAPGAPMPMRRDGDRLRFVGAATRRIARGIDLDEIVMGLCRATVPTFSDAILVYLREPLPVGDERPTGPMVLRLRRTDRIPEERDTESGFMSAALQPEPVDLAVVTVTAEQCEVRPGGALAEVLRGVRPVFADAPAAHDALPELLGPEAELTVPTGQRAILAPLRGRRRVIGAAVFLRRPERAAFEQDDLLVAAQLATHSALGIDKAVLYGREAYIADELQRTMLPEALPKCTGVRLAHRYLPAAETARVGGDWYDAIPLPGSRVALVVGDVMGHSMTSAAIMGQLRTTAQTLAGLDLPPQEVLHHLDEQAQRLGTDRMATCLYAVYDPVSHRITIANAGHPPPVLLHLGGRAEVLRVPPGAPIGVGGVDFEAVELDAPAGGTLLLYTDGLVESRLRDVWTGIEQLREKLAATAQLTGPDHPPPLEALCDEVLDMLGPGDRDDDIALLAARFDGIAPSDVAYWFLEPEEMAPGRARRLARHALSRWGLEELTDSVELLISEVVTNAVRYATRPVTLRLLRTDVLRCEVTDDVPQLPRLRQARATDEGGRGLYLVNRLAKRWGATRLSAGKVVWFELNQA, encoded by the coding sequence ATGGATTCGACACGCGTGACGGAGCACCCCACCTCCCACGAGCGCCCTCAGAGCGGCGCCGGCCCCACGGACCCCCGCGGGGCGCTCCTGCGTACCCAGGAGCCGATGCGAGCCGCGCCCGCCGCGGCTTTACCGGCTCAGGCGCGCATGGGTGACGCCCCGGCCGAGCCGGGCACCGCGGCCTCGTGCGCGAAGAGCGGACAGGCCCCCTCGGAGCACGCCCAGCCGGCGGTCTCCGAGCACTCCCAGCCCGCGGCGACCGAGCCCGACCCGCACCGCCCGCGGCCCGCGCCGGAGACCATCCCGGCGCAGCCCGGCGGTGACCCGGACCGCTCCGGCGGCACCGGGAGCGGTCTGGAGCGGCGCAGCGGGCAGGGTGTGGCGCCGGGCGCCCCCATGCCCATGCGGCGCGACGGCGACCGGCTGCGCTTCGTGGGCGCCGCGACCCGGCGGATCGCCCGGGGCATCGACCTGGACGAGATCGTGATGGGTCTGTGCCGGGCCACCGTGCCGACGTTCTCGGACGCGATCCTCGTGTATCTGCGCGAGCCGCTGCCGGTCGGCGACGAGCGGCCCACCGGGCCCATGGTGCTGCGGCTGCGCCGCACCGACCGGATCCCCGAGGAACGGGACACCGAGAGCGGCTTCATGTCGGCCGCGCTCCAGCCCGAGCCCGTCGATCTGGCCGTGGTCACCGTCACCGCCGAGCAGTGCGAGGTGCGTCCCGGCGGGGCGCTCGCCGAGGTGCTGCGCGGCGTACGGCCGGTGTTCGCGGACGCGCCCGCCGCGCACGACGCGCTGCCGGAACTGCTCGGCCCGGAAGCCGAGTTGACCGTGCCGACCGGTCAGCGGGCGATCCTCGCCCCGCTGCGCGGCCGGCGCCGGGTGATCGGCGCGGCGGTCTTCCTGCGCCGCCCGGAGCGCGCGGCGTTCGAGCAGGACGATCTGCTGGTCGCCGCCCAGCTCGCCACCCACAGCGCGCTCGGCATCGACAAGGCGGTGCTCTACGGCCGCGAGGCGTACATCGCCGACGAACTGCAGCGCACGATGCTGCCGGAGGCGCTCCCGAAGTGCACCGGCGTACGGCTCGCGCACCGGTATCTGCCGGCCGCCGAGACCGCGCGGGTCGGCGGTGACTGGTACGACGCGATCCCCCTGCCGGGGAGCCGGGTCGCCCTGGTCGTGGGCGATGTGATGGGTCATTCGATGACCTCGGCCGCGATCATGGGGCAGCTGCGGACCACCGCGCAGACGCTGGCGGGCCTGGATCTGCCGCCGCAGGAGGTGCTGCACCACCTCGACGAGCAGGCGCAGCGGCTCGGCACGGACCGGATGGCGACCTGCCTGTACGCCGTGTACGACCCGGTCTCGCACCGGATCACCATCGCCAACGCCGGGCATCCGCCGCCGGTGCTGCTGCATCTCGGCGGACGTGCCGAGGTGCTGCGGGTGCCGCCGGGCGCGCCGATCGGTGTGGGCGGGGTGGACTTCGAGGCGGTCGAGCTGGACGCGCCGGCCGGGGGCACGCTGCTGCTGTACACCGACGGGCTCGTGGAGTCGCGCCTGCGGGATGTGTGGACCGGGATAGAGCAGTTGCGGGAGAAGCTGGCCGCGACCGCGCAGCTGACCGGGCCGGATCATCCGCCGCCGCTGGAGGCGCTGTGCGACGAGGTGCTCGACATGCTCGGTCCGGGGGACCGTGACGACGACATCGCGCTTCTTGCCGCGCGGTTCGATGGGATCGCTCCCAGCGATGTCGCGTACTGGTTCCTGGAACCGGAGGAGATGGCTCCGGGGCGGGCGCGGCGGTTGGCACGGCACGCGTTGTCCCGGTGGGGCCTGGAGGAGTTGACCGACTCGGTCGAGCTGCTCATCAGTGAGGTCGTCACCAACGCGGTGCGGTACGCGACCCGGCCGGTGACGCTGCGGTTGCTGCGGACCGATGTGCTGCGGTGCGAAGTCACCGATGACGTGCCGCAGTTGCCCCGGCTTCGGCAGGCCCGTGCGACGGACGAGGGGGGCCGTGGGCTCTACCTGGTCAATCGGCTGGCGAAGCGGTGGGGGGCTACTCGGTTGAGTGCGGGGAAGGTTGTGTGGTTCGAGCTGAACCAGGCGTGA
- a CDS encoding PadR family transcriptional regulator translates to MSIGHTLLGLLESGPRHGYDLKRAFDEKFGHDRPLHYGQVYSTMSRLLKNGLVEVDGIEPGGGPERKRYAITEAGITDVQRWLATPEKPEPYLQSTLYTKVVLALLTDRNAADILDTQRSEHLRMMRILTDRKRKGDLADQLICDHALFHLEADLRWLELTAARLGRLAEAVTR, encoded by the coding sequence ATGTCCATCGGTCACACCCTCCTGGGACTCCTGGAGTCCGGGCCCCGTCACGGTTACGACCTGAAGCGGGCCTTCGACGAGAAGTTCGGTCACGACCGGCCGCTGCACTACGGCCAGGTCTACTCGACGATGTCGCGGCTGCTGAAGAACGGCCTCGTCGAGGTCGACGGCATCGAGCCCGGCGGCGGCCCCGAGCGCAAGCGGTACGCGATCACCGAGGCCGGCATCACGGATGTCCAGCGGTGGCTCGCGACGCCCGAGAAGCCCGAGCCGTATCTGCAGTCGACCCTCTACACGAAGGTCGTCCTCGCCCTGCTCACCGACCGGAACGCGGCCGACATCCTCGACACCCAGCGTTCCGAACACCTGCGCATGATGCGCATCCTCACCGACCGCAAGCGCAAGGGCGACCTGGCCGATCAGCTGATCTGCGACCACGCCCTGTTCCACCTGGAGGCCGATCTGCGATGGCTGGAGCTGACCGCCGCCCGACTGGGCAGACTGGCCGAGGCGGTGACCCGGTGA